From a single Miscanthus floridulus cultivar M001 chromosome 8, ASM1932011v1, whole genome shotgun sequence genomic region:
- the LOC136476561 gene encoding NDR1/HIN1-like protein 1 gives MSIKYCDQHKDCERQRLYRRFCAALVGIILLLLLIVLIVWLVLRPTKPRFFLNDVSIVCINVSSASYLTVTMQVTLASRNTNDRVGIYYDSADVYAEYRAMQITVPTSLPPFFQPPNDATVWAPFLSGSNVPLPVYLATALTQDETAGYLLVTIRVDGWIRWKAGAFITSHYHLRVRCPALLTVNDGHGSYGSNAGGGLGYFKFQRAAPCIVDV, from the coding sequence ATGTCGATCAAGTACTGCGACCAGCACAAGGATTGCGAGCGGCAGCGTCTGTACCGCCGCTTCTGCGCCGCCCTGGTGGGCAtcatcctgctcctcctcctcatcgtgcTCATCGTGTGGCTGGTCCTGCGCCCGACGAAGCCCCGGTTCTTCCTCAACGACGTGAGCATCGTGTGCATCAACGTCAGCTCCGCCTCCTACCTCACCGTCACCATGCAGGTTACGCTGGCGTCGCGCAACACCAACGACCGCGTCGGCATCTACTACGACAGCGCCGACGTGTACGCCGAGTACCGGGCGATGCAGATCACCGTGCCCACTTCGCTGCCGCCCTTCTTCCAGCCGCCCAACGACGCCACCGTCTGGGCGCCGTTCCTCTCCGGCTCCAACGTCCCGCTGCCGGTCTACCTCGCCACCGCGCTCACGCAGGACGAGACGGCGGGGTACCTGCTCGTCACCATCCGCGTCGATGGATGGATCCGGTGGAAGGCCGGGGCGTTCATCACCAGCCACTACCACCTCAGGGTCCGGTGCCCCGCGCTGCTCACCGTCAACGACGGACACGGAAGCTACGGCTCCAACGCCGGTGGGGGGCTCGGCTACTTCAAGTTCCAGCGCGCAGCACCGTGCATCGTCGACGTCTGA